The Hordeum vulgare subsp. vulgare chromosome 4H, MorexV3_pseudomolecules_assembly, whole genome shotgun sequence genomic interval ACGCGAAACTTGCACACTAAAAACCTATTTgtattaagagcatctccaacatgcGTTCAACCCATAGTGTATTATAAAATTTAGCGCCTCGTCGAGCGCTGGCCTTAGCGGAAGCCTAAAAATTAAACGCACACGCGACACTCCGACAAATGCGTAAAATTTGTATATGCATCATGTATTTTTATCGCATCTCACATAAAAACGATACATAGCATAGTTACATAGATAGTCTAGATAGTTAAAAAAAATCACATAGCATATAGCATAGATAAAAAAAAtactcttcatcgtcgtcgtcggacCGCGGTTCCGACGACGGTCCTCGTAGTTGACTACCCGTGAACGAGGCGCGACGTTCTGCGCCCACTCCATCATCATCACCTCAGGAAAGTTCATCTCTCTTTGAGGCCTGTTCAGGCGCCACGCCGTCGCGTCGTATGCACGAGCGGCCTCCTCGGCGGTGTTGAACGTGCCGAGACCAAGGCGCATCTCGCCGAATCGGATCTCATCGTAGAACGTGTTGAAGGGGCGCGCGCGAACGCCTCAGTAGCCAGAAGTTCCCCGACAACACAGCGGCATGATGGCGCGGCGGCGACGAGGCGAGAAAGGAGGCAGAGGGGCGCGTGGCGAGGTGAGGGAGGACGCATGATGAGACGAGAGGGCGATGATTCGGTGAAAGGGCGCGTGACGGACGCTGCATTTTATAGACGTGTTGAACGCCGTGCGCTAAATCTAGCATGCGTCCGCTTTTTCGTGCGCCTAACTTTACTTCTTTCGCTAGAGCGCGCGAAACTATCCCACACGTGTTAAAATGACGTTTTAACGTGCGGTGCGTTTTTCAATATGGGTGtttagagatgctctaactatGTACATTGCTTGTGTACGCACGAAAATCCTCATCTGGTGTACACCCGCACATTCAGAAATCCCAAATTGAAAACCTGTTATTACAAGCATTACAAGACAAGATGGCACCCGGAGTAGAGTGGAGGCACCGTTGTTGTACATACACTAACTAAGAAATTCGTTCAATTATTCCTGACAAAATGGCTTTGCTTCTGGAACGGCGAGTAATAATCCCCTCCGAATATTCGTGTCCCTGTCAAGCTAACAAGTTAATTAACCCGTGACCTCTGACGCTTTCTTCCACGACGACTTGCTTTTGAGACAGACGACGGACGGGGTTGGAGTCGGTCGGGTTACGTTAGACCAAGTACAATaaagctgagtcagctggctataaggaataaattaatatatttttgtttagttagaggaaagagaagaggagagaaaaggtaagcgggctcttagctaagagtcagctctagcacgtgttcctaggcattttgtgagtatgaaaggtggaccatataataaagaaATAGTACACTTTTacaatgaactattgtacatgttggctataaggtAAGCTATAAATGACATGGCAATGGattatagccagcagctggctatactattgtacttgctcttaaaaAGGTGAAGTTGTTTTTTTGAAACacgagaaaaagaaaacgagatCAAACGGCGGCAATTCCGACTCGCGCCCTCCTCCGAGCTCGTCTCAAAAGCAGCACGAAAAAGAAGTACTACTAGCAGTAGCCCAGGTTTGAATAGCGTGTGGCGACCGTTTCCCACGTGTCCCTTTCGTGCCCACGCGCTAGCCCCTCCACCTTCAAGTCTGGAGTATACATAAGACCCAGCACCAGCACGCGGAGGCAGCAGCTCGTGAGCTCACACTCATCTCCCGTCTCCCCGATCGAGCTTCAGTCACACAGGCAGCGCGAGGCGACCCAGCAACTCCACCCATGGCGGACCGCGTCCACCCCGCGCCGCTGCTGCCGCTCTCCACCCCACCTGCCCCGCCAACCGACAACAGCGACGCCGCCGCGGAGACCGCGCCGCTGCGCTCCACCTCCACGCCGGCGCCAGGCGCCTCGTACATCGTGCATGTGCCCAAGGACCAGGTGCTCCGGGTCCCGCCCCCGGACCGCGCGCGCAGGTACAGCAAGCTCGCCGCGCGGCCGGCCCGGCGCCGCATGCTCCGCCGCGCCTGCTGCGGCGCGTgctgcgcgctcctcctcctgctcgccCTCGCCGCCGCGTTCGTCGGCGCCGTCTACCTCGTCTTCCGCCCCAGGGCGCCGTCCTTCTCCGTCACGTCCCTCTCCGTCGCCGGCCTCCTCGACCCCTCCCCCGCCAAGCTCCACGCCGCCGTGCGAGCGGACAACGGCGCCAACAAGAAGGTCGGCGTCGACTaccgcggcggcggcgaggtcagCGTCTCCTACTCCGGCCTCCTCCTCGCCACGGGCCGCTGGCCGGCCTTCTACCAGGCGCCGAGGAACGTGACGCTGATCTCGATGCCGCTCACCGGGAAGGGCGGCGTGGCCCTCACGGAGGACCAGAGGGGGCGGCTGGCGGAGCAGGCGGCGGCGGGCGCCGTGCCGCTGACGGTGGAGGCGCGCGTGCCGGTGCGCGTGAGGCTTGGGAAGGTGCTGCGGACGTGGACCGTGGACGTGTGGGCGCGGTGCGAGGTCACAGTGGACAGGATCGACGGCGAGACGACGGCCGCCAACAGGGGGTGCACGGTCAAGGCCAagccgctctggtggtggtggtgatcgccGGGGGCGGGGCGGCGTGAACCATGCACGGAGACGGAGGCTCTTTGATAAGATCACGGCACCCGATGAATTCGGTTATTACTACCGATGAAGTGGATTAATTCGTGTGATCTGCAGATTTTTTTGGGGGGATGCATGCAAATAGTACAATCAATCAGCAGAGCATTCTCATCAGTTGCAGATGCATGTATGCTTCTGCTTGCAtaaaaaaaaaaaacttgagTCGATGAATCCCTTGTACAAAACCCAGTCATTTGTCATTTTACAATTACGGTTAGGGCTGTCACGTTCATGTACTAACTGCGGTAGCTGAAACTTCTAACACTGTTTTGTCAGGAGTGGATGACGAAGGCCTCCTTCGTACGACTTAATAAACCGACCTCACCAACAACGCGAAGATTGATTAATCTATCTTCCATTGTTTGGAAAGATAGTAGAgcctgagcttggtcgtacgcgaaAAAGAGCGTCGCACCTTAACCATTGCACATATATCTATCATCTGACTTCGCTGGCCAGTTTCTCGAAGTCTAAACCCAAACGCGCGTGCGGTGCAGCCGTATTTATAGGTCACAATAAGACCGTCGAatggattttttttttcttcttctcctttttacggGAAAAAACTTGGATTACTTATTAAAAGTTGTTACAATCATTTTTCGCCAAACGTTTATAAACGACGCGCCGGCCGAACCATTTCGACCGGATGCACCGCATTCGTTCGATCTGTGCGGATCCGCGCGTCCCTCTTTACGCAGGTCGCCGTCACCTCCTCGTGTACTCCCCCGCCCCTGCGCTGCTGCCGTCGACATCGCCGGTCCCTGCCTTCGTCGGGCAGATCTGCGGATTTCCTTCAAGCCGACGTGCCTCTCTTGTTGGATCTCGTCCCGCCGGCCGTCATGGAGTCGCATCAGATGCCACCGGTGTTGGAGACGAAAAGCTATGACACAGACGACGATGTTGCAGCCGACGACGAAAAAAGCTTCAAACCACGATCAAAAATGCTACAACCGGCATTGTTGAAAGCTTCAACCAGAGATGAGGGGAATTAAGGACCACCCACCAGCCAAAACCGcgaatgctgcaaccggtgatgAAAAATGTTTCAACCGGCTAGAGAAAAGCTTCAGTCGGCGCATCGAAACACAAAAAGTTGTAATCGTTGACACAAAAGCTTCAACCATATGTTTGAAAAGTTTCAACCACAAACCAACGAGGAAAGCTTgtcatttttgctacaaccaacaAAAGGCTTCAAGCGACATGGAAAAAGATTCAAGCGTTGTCAAAAAAGCTTCCAGCGacatgaaaaaagtttcaaccaaaATGAAAAAAACTTCAAACCGGAGTTCGGGGGAACAAGCCTGTGCACGCACGAGCATCGACGACAACGAGCGGCGACGGCGGGGGAGAGGGATGGGGTCGACGACGacgagcgacggcgacgacgaaggTCGAAGGCGCACGGGCTGTGCGCCGGCGTAGAGCGGGGACAAGATGCCAGATCTGATGGCTATCACAACCAGATCGGACGACTATCGCCCAACCAGCGGAAGCGCTCACGTCGGTGCGCCGGCGCATAGCGGTGTCCTTTTTGCATACTCGTGCAACACCCGTATGTACATTACCAATCCATACAGCAGTTCGACTAAACAATCTAGCATACTAgctatggccctgtttggatcctagggttagagttagattgggttagagttgagctatctaaccctcaaaaatccaaacaggtagggttagattgggttagatgcatctaacccacccaaaaactctaacccacccaagaggtgcttttttgggttagagttaggtggggacaaaaaaaaataaaaaaaattacctGCTACTGCATCCAGCCCGCACCAGATCCCACCAACCCCCCGTCCCTCCCGTCGCTGtccctcccgtcgccctcccAGCCGCCGGCCGCCCCAGCCGCCGGCCGCTGCGCCCTGCCgcggcccgccccgccccgccgcggcccgccccgccccgccgcgcccccgccccgccccgccacgccccgccgccgggccgccccgccccgccgagcCCCAGCCGCCGGCCGCTGCGCCCTGCCgcggcccgccccgccccgccgccgggcCGCCCGCCCACGGGCCGCCCGCCCCCGCCGCGCCCCGCCTCGCCCCgccgcccgccccgccccgccgcgccccaGCCGCCGGGCCGCCCGcctccgccccgccccgccgccgggccgccccgccgcgccctgccGGCCACACAACGATCGGCCACACCAAATCCGGAAGTGAATATGGACAAAAGTAACCAAATGATTGAGAAAGGGCAtttattgtcaatctaaccctctcatccaaacacctcttgggttagagttagttcagggttagttgagggttagaatctaactctaacctctaacccggttagagtatccaaacagggcctataaaatggtttacacAGTTCTGAGCACGTGGAACATGAGTAATGCAAGTTTCTCTTTTTAACAACTTCAATTTGGTCTCTCGAACTAAGAAGCCATATCATAATCTATCTTGCTTCTCATTTTTCATCATATTTATGGCTTTCATATAATCAGATTGCACATGAATCGAAAGATTGCTCCATTGCATAGCGAGggaaattccttcacaaagagcATCTAGTTCTGTTTCAAGTACATCATGAAATGATAATAGATGACGACAAACAGTGCTGGAAATATGTCACGGAGACAATAATAAACTTGTTATTATCATACCttcctgttcatgataatcatttattatccgtgcgagaattgtattgaccgaaaacttaaatacatgtgtgaatatataaacAACACCATGTCCCTACTAAGGCTTtattagactagctcgttgatcaaagatgttattcgataacaggatcacattattagaagaatgatgtgatgaacaagacacaACCGTAAGCATATCATATGATCGTATCACTTagcttgttgctactgctttcttcatgtcaagtatatgttcctaagaccatgagatcatgcaactccctaacaccggaggaatgccttgtgtgtatcaaacatcacttcgTAACTCgatgatcataaaggtgctctacatgtatcttttaggatgtgtgttgggttggcatggaccgagagtgggatttttcactccgtttgacggagaggtatctctcggccctctgggtaatataacatcacaacaagattgcaagcaatgtaactaaggagttagtcacgggatcttgtattatgaaacgagtaaatagacttgccggcaatgagattgaactaggtatggagataccgacgattgaatctcgggaagtaacataacgctgaacaaagggaactatatacgtgattgagtgaatccttgacatcgtggttcgacccataatgatcttcgtggaatatgttgaaaccaatatgagcatccaagtcccgctattggttattgaccagggaggtgtctcggtcatgtctacatgattcttgaACCTATAGGGTCCGCATGCTTAACATTTGGCGACGCTAGAGTAGTTTTGGGATGGTCACGTTGGtgaacgaatgttgttcgaagtcccggataagatcgcaagacgtcatgaggagtttcaAATTGGTTAGaaagtaaatatttatatatggtaagtCCTATTTtgatcaccgaaaaagtttcggccattaccggtaacgtaccggggtgCCAAAAGGGTTCTAGGGGTCCACCAGCCCCGTGGGACCACATGGGATATAGGGGTGGCGCCCTGGCCAACATAGGTCAGGGGCACCAGCCCCTAGAGGTGCATGTGGCTTGGCGGCaagagtaccaaagggacaaggcacCCCGGAGGTAGCTTGGAGGAGGTGGACACCTCCCTTCCTTGTgggagggaggactcctccctagccgttggacctccttggaggaggggtcaagGCTGCTCCCCACCCGTGCCCATTgcgtcctatatatagtagaggagaggggagggttgCCCACAACAATTCCCATGTCCCGGcagcagccctctccctcccgtcatgtgtggatgttgtaggatccgaagtatgtctagagggggaggtgattagactacttgaccaaataaaaacttagacttttcccaattttagttgtgggcaagttttagcaattgtagcaagtcaagcacactctacacatgcaagtctaagagtatagtagcggaaagtaaatacaCACACATGtatatagagggtagggataggaagatcaaatgcaaagattgaGACGGTGATTTTTggagtggttccgataggtggtgctatcgtacgtccatgttgatggatacttcatgtaatgcccaagatgccatcatatccttattttggcacgaggacctcgatagggatagaagcgcatctcttcgtttcgcaagaatggatatcgttacatgtacatgtaaagaagagatgagtatatgggattggcttacactcgctacaagctaatcatgaacatctcaatacaacatACATTCAATCATCATTCAGAAgactagggtccgactacggacaaaatcaaatgagacaaacgatgtccatcctttctATCGCAGGCTACCGGCCCGGAACctatcctatgatcgatgaagaagaagaaaaaactccaaatagaacaagcaccgttctcacgtcaaagtatcgctttacatgtacctacaactgttgttatagtaatatgtgagccacaaggactcagcaatctcatttccaaaagtatcaagactagcaaagcctaATGAGTGAGGTACGAGTAAGTGGTGAGACTGCAACAAGCACTaatcatttatttgagtggctaacttacgagtacgagaataagagggggtgatctacatataaatggacgtgaactaataatgatcaagaaatgatcctcaacacctacttacgagtcaaacataacctctCTCAAattcagaactcacgagaagggaCAATCATGGTTACGGACAGAGTTGACACATTTTAAtttagtttacttcaagtttgctatgaccgggtgttaaacaaagtttccaagttgccacataatcacGGGCACGGCTCTCACTAAGATCTAaatctgcacgggtgctccaactagtccatcacaaactaccacaagttgTGTGAAAtaacctcaaccacggaaaacccGCAGTCTCCTCGACAATtccaatggaaaacctcaacctcaagatatcCCAAAGTAACCTCGGAATCACGCGCACAAGACGTTCCAGAAAGCTAaagcaaatccagcaagaccacccgacaggtcagatcccaataggagtcgcACATCTCTATTTCTCAAGGCACTACCAGATGGGCTAGACATCGAGTTGGCTGAAACCCtgtgtgaccagggggcgccggacatcgcccggtttggaccaacactcatgaggagcactagcacgggttgttgattaattaccCATGGGGGCCGgaaggtccctatgcaatttttattagttattaggcaaatgtggtaccaatgttgggccttgccaaaagagttttatcccaaaacaaaaatcatggggggggggggaggtcctCATAACAATCCCAAGAAAGTTAGGAGCACttagtatggaacataacaccggtacacaagtaactaggacgacaaaggtggaacaaaatacgtatctagaaggccaagcctgccACCTCttcccaagtatataggtgcatttaattaaataacaataatatgatgatatatcaaggaaccaatgttttcacatggaaccatctacacttgcaactagcaacgctagaaGAAGGGTTGAGAAAGCGGTAAcgtagccaaacaaaggtttgttaGGATGCAGAGGTATTAGAGGCTTTTCATtgaaatgttgggaggcttgacataagaggtggtaggcagcgatacatAGAAAAAGGAACGAGACAACTATCATAGCAATGAtattagtggtatctagggaaatgatcatcttgcgtgagaaaccgcttggaagaagaacggattcgtgaagtagacgaaccaacataatcgaacgaatcctcacactctgaagcagttcggaactctatcgagaagaaacaatctggaAACAACAATCAACGGACGATAACCACCACAACATATGTGACATGAtgcgcaaacaaatatgatgcatggtaagttaattatgcatggtatggcaagtacaacaatcaactcctacaaatgaaatgaagctcaatatgcaatgagttgcatattgacgaaactccatatttgaattacttaaTTCACTCACGTTTAGGTACTCATCGATATTATATGTTGTTAACATGGGTAGGCATAAGGTGAAGATGGAATTAAGCAATTTTAAATGGAGAAGGAGAacatacatatatcaacataataACTCTCCATATTAATAGAAATGCGGTTAATGTTGTTTTAACTAAACAATcattttaaatgttgttaaccatGGCCAGAGGTGAAGCATGAACAGCTAcatcatctaggcattttaaatgagtccaaaaacaacatatagtatttctgaaatgaccccatatgttaatttcaaaattggtacatatttgaactaaaaacattttatatttataaaacaataaaataaagtggaccatgtgattctacacgtcattctaggtagtttacatatatagatcatgtaaaacggagttacggtctaaaagatgtgatcaacacaagatgatatgatatgaatgcaaaatgtatgcaaatgacactcACAAGAATGTTAAAAATGGATGCAAcaatatattatgaaactacatgaaattccagACATgtttaaatgaggccagaacaacaaaaaacaattCTGGAAAGTCCCCATATTCAAATTAAGATTTTGGTACTCTTCTGtctataacacaattttagagttgttaaacatcaaaataaaTGTCACCATGGTATTCTACACTTtttctagtcaatttacatatgtggaacattttaatcggagctacagtTAATTAGTTATGAGAGAAACCATTTTAATATGAAATCTATGTAAATTAAATGAgaacaacaagttaaacattttaaacacgTGTGAAAATTGGATATTGTGAACTTACACAAAATTCTAGACATTTACACATTTAAATCATTTTTATCCAATGCACGGTTATTTAGTTATTAACATTCTAAAATCAAGGCATTTTCTGTAATTATGAAATGCATTGGATAATCGTTAAATTCGTAGCGTTGGAAAAAAACATGCATCGGGACGAATCTCTAATCAGTGAGCTGCAACAGAGTGGGCATCAAGATACAATATAATGCGCGCGACGCGGGATAGGCCGGAGCTACTCAAATTGGGCCCATCGGGCCGAAAGCAGAGAAGGAGCTGGGCCGGCGGCCGACACTAGCATGGGGCGGTGCTCGGCCTTGCGCGGATCTATCCCAAGTGCAGGCGATCGAGCCCTCTCACTCGATCTGGTCACGGGAGGGGGCGCTCGGTTGGAAGTGGCCTGAGCGGGTCCCACACATCAGACAGAGGCAACGGAAGAGACAAACACTCCTGGCAATCGGTCAATGAGCTTGTTCATCTCCCACGAACAGAGCAGCATCGGCAGCTCAGCTCCCGCGATAGGCACACTCCGGCGACGCGGAAACGGGTAAGGTACAATGGTAAGCGGCATATTCGGTCTCAACGGAGCGATTCCTGACGTCGTGGAATGCTAGTGATTGAGCTTCGAGACCATGGTGGTTTGTGAATCCATGGGGTTCCTGCTGGAAGACAAACATGAGGGGGAGAGCTCAAAGAAAGGGACAAAAAgggaagggagaaggagaaggcacgGGGCAAGGCTCACCGAAGAACAtgggggcggcgaggaggagcagcTCGCTCCACCGACCGGCTAGAAGAAGCACATGAAGATGGCCTTGCAGATTAAGGCATGTAGCCATGGCAAGAAACACACATAGAGAGTGAGAGGTTAGAGATAGAAGAGAAAAAGGGGCATGGGGAAAGATAGGCAAGGGAGACCTGGGCAACTCCAACGCGACAACGACACTGTTCTCCGGTGGCCATGCAGCAGCTATCGGTGGGAATAAAGAGGTGGAGGAGCTCGGGACACAGGCTCTGGGCGCCATGGATACATGAGCTCGAGGATGGCCGGGGGCCGAGGCGCTCGATGGTGTCTAGATCGAGCGTTGGTTGACTCACTGTAGAAGTCAAGGAGGGGTCATGGTTGGTCCAATGGGGAATTTGAGGTGGGTAGTGGCTCGATCAGGAGGAGATCTCAAGGGAGAAGAGATTGGTCGGGTGGCGGATGCGAAGGGAATGGGTGGATGGGACATGCTAGGCCTAGGGTTAGGTTTGTTAAATAGGTAGGTTTTTCAAACAAAAAACATTTTAGAACCCTCTGATTTAGATCGAACAGTAAGGAaaataggttagggagtccaaatGAAAAACCGATGATAGTTTGAGGTATTGCGGGATTGATCCAGACCCAACGGTCATGACCGCCGTTTTCGAGCCGGGGGGAGTTTCGGGCTAGGTTGCCAGCACGCCGGTGCATTGTGAAGAGAGGCCATggaaagatgagagggaaaacgggcagcccggcatcAGGTTTCTAAATACTGAAAACATTCGACGTTTtaaccggctatagtgtcgctataggtttaatGGTTGGGGTATCAAATGATCTCCGAATGTGCCAAAATTTGGTAGACTATCTACCTACACTATATGAAGaccgaatgccaactttcaacccattgtGAGAATATTTTCTATGCACttctaaaaacaatatttttaatgATGTCACGGGCGAGTGCGTGTATGGTTGGtcccgaaacggtcaacgacagaaacagagagaaccaacaactaataacggatgcaagtcttGAAAAATGACAACACCAGAGTGCGAATGCAATGCGGGTGATACACATgaagcgatgatgaatgcgataaccaaataaatcacacgacgacaatgaaataaaaagggaatcttctggagcgtcggttcgaggctgttacaactctcctccactaacacgagatctcgacccgagatcttagaatgaaaggggagaggaaGAATAAAGGAAGacataaaacttagttgcttctttgagaaatgagtgaaaccaacgaatcttaaaagttgcaaagagatgaagaatggcatgaggaagaagcaagaattcaaaagaaatttgggcagcACTTTGGCAGGAAATAGAGGCAAAACTGATAAGATGCAAGATCTTGAAAATAAGACATAATACTCTGATTAAATGGATAAGCACAAGGAAAGAACGTGATCTTGATAAGACGAGGTGATTGAttaaaagagagcaacatcacaaagcgtcCGGAACAAaataatagaaactagatcatttcaaggagaagaaaataaccaCTTCTACCACAATTGGATTTGAAAAACATCCTTGGAAGGAAGGATTGaacagagttgttggaaaaccaacaacgaaaagaatagGCTttgtgtgggcttatggaaaaacatctcaaaattatgaggtgacaaccgaccactaacaaaaacaaagattgcttgggagcaaTAAGATATGCAAAAAATTTACACCAATAGGATACATTGAGAAGTTCGATCAACTATAATCACCAtagtagcaacaatccttaggaaatgcTTTAGGTGGAATCTTATCCAAGATAGCTtcaaggaagacaaatgatgggtttaattatctca includes:
- the LOC123446266 gene encoding NDR1/HIN1-like protein 13 translates to MADRVHPAPLLPLSTPPAPPTDNSDAAAETAPLRSTSTPAPGASYIVHVPKDQVLRVPPPDRARRYSKLAARPARRRMLRRACCGACCALLLLLALAAAFVGAVYLVFRPRAPSFSVTSLSVAGLLDPSPAKLHAAVRADNGANKKVGVDYRGGGEVSVSYSGLLLATGRWPAFYQAPRNVTLISMPLTGKGGVALTEDQRGRLAEQAAAGAVPLTVEARVPVRVRLGKVLRTWTVDVWARCEVTVDRIDGETTAANRGCTVKAKPLWWWW